The Candidatus Palauibacter australiensis region GCAGTGAACGATGCATCCGTTTTCCGTCATCCGATCTCCGTTGCAGTTGGGTCCGCCGTCAGGGGACGAGTTCGGTTCGCCTCGGTTTGAGGAGGAAGACGCCTTCGAGCATGCTCGTCACGAGCACGGTCCCGCTCTCGAAGTAGGGGAAGGCGGTCCACGCCCCGTTGAAACCGGGAGGATCGGCTCCGTACGGCGTGGTGTCGAAGTGCCCGACCTCCCGCAGGTTCTCGGGGTCGCTGATGTCGATGACGCGGAACCCGGCCTGGTAGTTGGCCTGGTACATCCGGTCACCCTTCACGTAGAGATTGTGGTCCGTCGCGTTGTTGGGTCCGTAGTAGTCCGCGATCACGACGGGATCATCGAGATCGGTCACGTCCCACACGATCGTCTTCGTCCGGTCCGTCGTGCCGACGAGTTCGTCGAGTTCGTCGTCCAGGAAGAAGTAGCGCCGGTCGTCGCTCAGCCACCCCTGGTGAATGTACGCGACGCCGGGGTACGCGGCGGCCGAGATCGGGCGCGGGTTCGACTTGTCCGTGACGTCGACGATCCGGAGCGCCGTCTCGTTCGACGCGAAGCACAGTTCCCGGCCCCGGTAGTCCGTGTCGGGCCCGTCGTACACGAGGCACTGCGCGTCGTGCGTCCGCCCCTGGAAGATGAGCCCCTCGGTGTCCGTGTAGCAGCCGGCGAACTCGGGCGCGAGCGGCTGGCGGATATCGATCATCACGAGGCCGCCGCCGCAGGTGTGCCCGTCTCCGCTCGTGGAGACGGTAAAGGCGGTGCCCGCGCCGGTGTCGATGATGAGGTTGTGGGCGCTCCCGATCCCGTCCCAGCGGAGGTCGGGCGCGAACTCAACCGGGGGACTCGGCACGTCGCGCAGGCGGGTGAG contains the following coding sequences:
- a CDS encoding choice-of-anchor B family protein; protein product: PVYLGVIPANRSGARDLKVYADHLFFTGDGAGAHGLVVFDLTRLRDVPSPPVEFAPDLRWDGIGSAHNLIIDTGAGTAFTVSTSGDGHTCGGGLVMIDIRQPLAPEFAGCYTDTEGLIFQGRTHDAQCLVYDGPDTDYRGRELCFASNETALRIVDVTDKSNPRPISAAAYPGVAYIHQGWLSDDRRYFFLDDELDELVGTTDRTKTIVWDVTDLDDPVVIADYYGPNNATDHNLYVKGDRMYQANYQAGFRVIDISDPENLREVGHFDTTPYGADPPGFNGAWTAFPYFESGTVLVTSMLEGVFLLKPRRTELVP